The sequence below is a genomic window from Neodiprion pinetum isolate iyNeoPine1 chromosome 7, iyNeoPine1.2, whole genome shotgun sequence.
TGTCCTttacaatgtatatatatatatatatacactctCGTATCCGTTGAAACGGTCGACAATTTCTGGTTGACATTGGGAGGTGCTGCTGCTGTTTGAATCACAGTATAACTTTGCTCTCTTACTTTTTTCACGTAAGTATTGGGGTAGCCTTTGAAATCGGAGTAGTTTAATTTTGTTCGATTGTTGAACGAGTACATGCGCTTCATACTTCTTCACAAAATCTTTCAGCTTTCAAGCGATTGAGATTATCTGTGTTCATGCATCGTTTTTCGCGAACAAAGGTACTGCTGACTATTTGCATTtaaggttgaaatttttcaggatGTTGACTAGGAATTTCGACATCACGCCTAACCCTGTGACTTTCGGTACGAGCCTCGAAGAAGTTGAGAAGAAATTGGATGACGCGTAAGatatcgacttttttttatgttcatAAACGTTCTCATTTTCCGTGGAATCTTCGAAACTGTGAATCATCACTTGACGTAATTTCATTTGCAGTAACTTAGACGTCTCGAATAAAGGAAACTCAACATCTAACCGACGCAATGCGCCGTTGAAATTCTTAGGTGGAGGCATATTCAATTCCGGAGACATCTATCGTCACTACCCTCCGGAAACAATTTTCAAGGTACGCACAGTGGAGTACTTGTGATATCAAATTGACGTTTTTCTCATTGACAGACACGCGATAATAAGAAACTGATGTGATTTTCTTGAACCAGATCAATTTCTTCAGCTGAAGTCAATTGgtcaataatttttaagaTCACTCATGGCTTTGACGACTTGATCTGAAAATAATGTAAGCACAACGTTGTttgtgattgaaaaatttttcaaacgggGTACATTGTACAGGCCAAGCTGTGTTAATCGCGTCGGATTTGCATTCTTCCCTGAAAAAGAGGTGGCCTTTGAACAAAACTTCggattttcaatgaaatttgcCGCAATTATCTATACGGCCAtaatatgttttgtttttttagaaATATCACGAGTTTTAACGGACATATGTCTgctttgtttgtttatttttttcagctgGGAGATAAAGGATCTGGCCTAAGATCGAGAGGAGAGATTCAAGATTTTCATCGATTAAAGCAAGAACATTTAAGTCGTGAAACATTATTCGAGGACGCAACATTCCTGAAACCAAGTTCTATCTGGACGGATGGACATGAAGATGATTATATTGAAGATATCGAATGGAAACGCCCGAACGTAGGTAGCGACTTCATTGGAAAGAACTAATTCATCGAACGTGACGCTTTATTACCAAAAACTTGAGTGTCTCATAAAGTCTCTGATGCAGTGAAATCTACAAGAACTCTCCGAAAACTATATTCTCGTATCTGCAGCCTTGATATGTTTTTTTCCAGGAATTATCGGATGATCCAAAGTTTTACGTCGAAGGAGGTTCACGATTTGATATAAAACAGGCGCGTTTTGGTGACTGCTGGCTTTTGGCAAGCATTTCCAATTTGGCGATGCATCCTGGCGTGTTGGACCAAGTTGTACCGAAAGAGCAAAGCTTCGAAGACAAAGAATACGCTGGAATATTCCACTTCAGGTATGTTCTTTTACAGTAAGGGGCGCGATTCAATTTTAATACCTCATTTGAAACCATGTCGATTGATTTTTGAACCAATTTCTTTGATGCCAAAGCAAATCTTTCGGCACCTCAAATATTCAATACGAATTTATTCTTGAGCTATACACGTTCTTAGAGTGTTGAATTAATTCCTTGACGTCTTGCGGGTTAATTTCACGGGATTCTCTCTGATGAATTCGAGTATCGACTTGGGAATTAATCGACATTCGGCgtcaattttatcattatGCTCTAGATTTTGGCAGTACGGAAGGTGGATCGACGTCGTGATAGACGATTTTCTACCTACGAAAGATGGAGAATTGGTGTCTGCACATTCGTCTACGGCAAACGAGTTCTGGAGTCCTCTACTTGTCAAGGCTTACGCCAAACTCTATGGTTCCTGGAATGTTATTTCAGGGGGTCGTGCTTCCGAAGCTATGCAAGATTTCACTGGAGGTATAATCCGCATGTATAAGGCAGAAGAATCGTTGGACTTGTTCGACATTTTACTGGAAGATCACCAAAGGAACGCGCTCATGAGCTGCGTCATGGTGAGTGATTAGTTGATTACCAAGTTTAACGAATCTCTTAACGTTGAAATATTCTAACGTGACATTGATTATTATCGAACATTTACACCTTTCAATTGGTGATGAAGATCCGTTTGCCTTAGACTATAATATTACGTAATTCATATCCCATGACATTCGTCGTGAACTTTTGCAGAAAGAGACATTTAAaagatttggaatattttgTCGCCACGTGCACAGTATCACAAAAGTCTGTGCATTCGATAATTTCCGGCTGTTGAGACTGAGAAACACGTGTGGTAACGAAAAGGAATGGACTGGAGCGGGGAGCGACAagtaagaatattttgaataagaattcCAATAAAATAGACAATATAGTATGGAGCAATTGAAAATTCTCCAGGGCATTGAGATTTTGCAGCAATCCGTTATGTGTTGAATAAACTGTAGCAAACGGCATTTATTTCGCAACAGTTCACTAAAATGGAAGTGCATTCCTGAGTCCAAGGAAAAAGAGCTGGGCTTGCAGATCGACGATGACGGTGAATTGTGGATGTCGTACAAAGATTTCCAAGGTTTTTTTAGGGACATTGAAGTCTGCTATCTGAACCCTTTTTCTTCGACGGATACGAATAGTAAGAAGAAATGGCAAACGTATGCGTTTGAAGGCAAATGGGTGCGTGGAGTGACTGCTGGCGGAGACGGAACATCCTTGGGTTCGTATTCGTCTCTTGATTGTTAATGATTTTGCCATAAATTGTAGGATTTGTTCATAACAATTTTGTTATCTGCGTAGGAACGTTTCACCAGAATCCTCAGTATTCTATAACTGTCGATTCTCCAGACGAAAACAGTGACCAGTGTACGGTGATAGTGGCCTTGATGCAAAAGCATCGAAGGGCTAAGAATGAAGAAAGTCCTCCTCTCAACTTTGCCATTTACCCGGTACGTcttgaagtataaaaaatcatgcaaaCGCTTGAACGAAAATCTTTCGCAGAATTGTAGCTTTTTCTAGATATTTCTCTACAGTTGGCTGGAAATGGTGATATATCGAAACCATTGAAAACAGATTATTTCGCTTTCAATTCGCGCGTTGGTGAAGACTCGTCCTGGACAACTCAACTTCCACGAGAATTCACTAGTCGCGTCGAATTGTCACCTGGATCATACTGCATCGTTCCTTATACCACCAAGCCTCATGACGAAGGAGAATTCTTGCTCAGGGTATTTTGCGATGGACCAGCTTGTATGGCGTA
It includes:
- the LOC124223180 gene encoding calpain-B-like, whose amino-acid sequence is MLTRNFDITPNPVTFGTSLEEVEKKLDDANLDVSNKGNSTSNRRNAPLKFLGGGIFNSGDIYRHYPPETIFKLGDKGSGLRSRGEIQDFHRLKQEHLSRETLFEDATFLKPSSIWTDGHEDDYIEDIEWKRPNELSDDPKFYVEGGSRFDIKQARFGDCWLLASISNLAMHPGVLDQVVPKEQSFEDKEYAGIFHFRFWQYGRWIDVVIDDFLPTKDGELVSAHSSTANEFWSPLLVKAYAKLYGSWNVISGGRASEAMQDFTGGIIRMYKAEESLDLFDILLEDHQRNALMSCVMKETFKRFGIFCRHVHSITKVCAFDNFRLLRLRNTCGNEKEWTGAGSDNSLKWKCIPESKEKELGLQIDDDGELWMSYKDFQGFFRDIEVCYLNPFSSTDTNSKKKWQTYAFEGKWVRGVTAGGDGTSLGTFHQNPQYSITVDSPDENSDQCTVIVALMQKHRRAKNEESPPLNFAIYPLAGNGDISKPLKTDYFAFNSRVGEDSSWTTQLPREFTSRVELSPGSYCIVPYTTKPHDEGEFLLRVFCDGPACMAVYDEEIGYGCEGIMVRDHRLSDEDAQLLFAVFKKVSQGELEINWKQLQEMLRKDPREVFNENTCRNMVILMDELDSGKLGFGEYNALRMNIKKWKDVFNAYDADGLGYLRTSELKGALNSAGYRVNKQVLIKLVHRNQENPGKITFCEFVICALELKTMIETSQNVA